One segment of Spodoptera frugiperda isolate SF20-4 chromosome 5, AGI-APGP_CSIRO_Sfru_2.0, whole genome shotgun sequence DNA contains the following:
- the LOC118272238 gene encoding uncharacterized protein LOC118272238 isoform X2, whose translation MLQNWLLLLLTVSTVLCFPSWFETKKFKVGIEYENSLPMKGGSDRYRHRNNYDPFFVTINAESKKGFVITYLQVTATVDNGGQVDFKVIQGQTGSKTMIFQLVSNHTDFLSYSYLTYGIREEEYKKVMLASF comes from the exons ATGTTGCAAAATTGGTTGCTTCTGTTGCTCACAGTGTCCACAGTTCTGTGCTTCCCAAGTTGGTTTGAAACGAAGAAATTCAAGGTCGGAATTGAATATGAAA ATTCCCTACCAATGAAAGGTGGTTCAGACAGGTATCGACACAGGAACAACTATGACCCGTTCTTCGTCACCATTAACGCTGAATCCAAG AAAGGCTTCGTGATCACCTACCTGCAAGTGACAGCGACGGTGGACAACGGTGGGCAGGTGGACTTCAAAGTGATCCAGGGCCAAACTGGATCCAAAACCATGATCTTCCAGCTGGTCTCCAACCACACAGACTTCCTCTCCTACTCCTACCTGACTTATGGAATAAGAGAAGAAGAGTATAAAAAGGTGATGTTAGCCTCGTTTTAG
- the LOC118272238 gene encoding uncharacterized protein LOC118272238 isoform X1, producing the protein MLQNWLLLLLTVSTVLCFPSWFETKKFKVGIEYENSLPMKGGSDRYRHRNNYDPFFVTINAESKKGFVITYLQVTATVDNGGQVDFKVIQGQTGSKTMIFQLVSNHTDFLSYSYLTYGIREEEYKKVANIITLPRPTNTGTMLQNTGFSIVTLLSLIMCLL; encoded by the exons ATGTTGCAAAATTGGTTGCTTCTGTTGCTCACAGTGTCCACAGTTCTGTGCTTCCCAAGTTGGTTTGAAACGAAGAAATTCAAGGTCGGAATTGAATATGAAA ATTCCCTACCAATGAAAGGTGGTTCAGACAGGTATCGACACAGGAACAACTATGACCCGTTCTTCGTCACCATTAACGCTGAATCCAAG AAAGGCTTCGTGATCACCTACCTGCAAGTGACAGCGACGGTGGACAACGGTGGGCAGGTGGACTTCAAAGTGATCCAGGGCCAAACTGGATCCAAAACCATGATCTTCCAGCTGGTCTCCAACCACACAGACTTCCTCTCCTACTCCTACCTGACTTATGGAATAAGAGAAGAAGAGTATAAAAAG gtgGCCAATATCATCACGCTTCCACGACCGACGAATACAGGGACAATGCTGCAAAACACTGGATTTAGTatagttacattattatctttaattatgtgtttgttataa